The Clostridium sp. AWRP genome has a window encoding:
- a CDS encoding aconitate hydratase — translation MAENITRKIIKAHLVKGEMTAGEEISIKIDQTLTQDATGTMAYLSFEALGLPRVKTEVSVSYIDHNTLQTGFENADDHAFLETIAQKYGIYCSRPGNGICHQVHSERFAVPGKTLLGSDSHTPTSSALGMIAIGAGGMSVAMAMAGQPFPLIMPKVINVKLTGKLTAGVAAKDIILELLRRMTVKNGVGKVVEYSGSGVETLSIPERCTITNMGAELGVTTSIFPSDKLTYEFMKSQGREDDWVELKADEDAEYDELIEINLDELEPMVAKPHMPDKVIKVREARDVKVSQVFIGSCTNSSYSDLAKVAVILDGKIVNPEVSLCIAPGSRQVFEMITRDGILQKLISAGARILESACGPCIGIGQAPQSGGVSLRTNNRNFIGRSGTADGQIYLASPEVAAASAITGVITDPRDLDGINLEDLKKVKESTERIIDDRMILSPIDNTDDVVVRRGPNIKPLPLRGAMEDNVDGKVLLKVGDDITTDDIMPAGSKILPLRSNVPAISQYVFYGIDKTFPKRAKENNGGIIVGGVNYGQGSSREHAALAPMYLGVKAVLAKSFARIHHDNLINYGILPLRFKDQSDYDKISQDDVLVIDNVKDKIRNSEFVILNKTKNIKIEAFATISDRQKDVLLSGGQLNYIKKLL, via the coding sequence ATGGCAGAAAATATAACTAGAAAGATTATTAAAGCCCATTTAGTGAAAGGAGAAATGACTGCAGGAGAAGAGATATCTATTAAAATTGACCAAACCTTGACTCAAGATGCTACAGGAACTATGGCATATTTATCTTTTGAAGCATTAGGCCTGCCGAGAGTTAAAACAGAAGTTTCAGTAAGTTATATAGATCATAATACTCTACAAACAGGCTTTGAAAATGCAGATGATCATGCATTTTTAGAGACTATTGCTCAAAAATATGGTATATATTGTTCAAGACCAGGAAATGGGATATGTCATCAAGTACATTCAGAAAGATTTGCAGTACCAGGAAAAACTCTTTTAGGTTCAGATAGTCATACGCCTACTTCTAGTGCATTAGGTATGATAGCTATAGGAGCTGGTGGAATGAGTGTAGCAATGGCTATGGCAGGACAACCATTTCCACTAATTATGCCTAAAGTAATTAATGTCAAATTAACTGGAAAATTAACAGCAGGAGTTGCGGCTAAAGATATAATACTAGAGCTTTTAAGAAGAATGACTGTTAAAAATGGAGTAGGAAAAGTAGTAGAATATAGCGGTTCAGGAGTAGAAACTTTAAGTATACCTGAAAGATGTACTATAACTAACATGGGTGCAGAATTAGGTGTTACTACATCCATTTTCCCGAGTGATAAGCTTACTTATGAATTCATGAAATCACAGGGAAGAGAAGACGATTGGGTAGAACTTAAAGCAGATGAAGATGCTGAATATGATGAATTAATAGAGATAAACCTTGATGAATTAGAGCCAATGGTTGCTAAACCACATATGCCAGATAAAGTAATTAAAGTAAGAGAAGCTAGAGATGTAAAAGTTAGCCAGGTATTCATTGGAAGCTGTACTAATTCATCTTACTCAGATTTAGCTAAGGTTGCAGTTATATTAGATGGTAAGATTGTAAATCCTGAAGTAAGTCTTTGTATAGCACCAGGATCAAGACAAGTTTTTGAAATGATAACTAGAGATGGCATACTTCAAAAACTAATTTCCGCTGGAGCAAGAATTCTAGAAAGCGCATGCGGTCCTTGCATAGGTATTGGACAAGCACCACAATCAGGTGGAGTATCATTAAGAACAAATAATAGAAACTTTATTGGAAGAAGTGGTACTGCTGATGGACAAATTTATTTGGCAAGTCCAGAAGTTGCTGCTGCTAGTGCTATAACTGGAGTAATAACAGATCCTAGGGATTTAGATGGTATAAATTTAGAAGATTTAAAGAAAGTAAAAGAATCAACAGAACGTATTATAGATGATAGGATGATACTTTCGCCAATAGACAATACAGATGATGTTGTTGTAAGAAGAGGTCCAAACATCAAACCTTTACCGTTAAGAGGGGCAATGGAAGACAATGTAGACGGTAAAGTACTTTTGAAGGTTGGCGATGACATTACAACTGATGATATTATGCCAGCTGGATCAAAAATTCTTCCTCTTCGATCAAATGTACCAGCAATTTCGCAATATGTATTTTATGGAATAGATAAAACATTCCCTAAAAGAGCAAAAGAAAACAATGGTGGAATTATTGTGGGAGGAGTAAATTATGGTCAAGGATCTAGTAGAGAACATGCGGCACTTGCACCTATGTATTTAGGAGTAAAAGCTGTTTTAGCTAAATCTTTTGCTAGAATCCATCATGATAATTTAATCAACTATGGTATATTACCATTAAGATTTAAGGATCAATCTGATTATGACAAAATTAGTCAAGATGATGTTTTAGTAATAGATAATGTTAAAGATAAAATTAGAAATAGTGAGTTTGTAATATTGAATAAAACAAAGAACATAAAAATAGAAGCTTTTGCAACTATTTCAGATAGACAAAAAGATGTGTTATTAAGTGGTGGACAACTAAATTATATCAAAAAATTATTATAA
- a CDS encoding GntR family transcriptional regulator, with protein sequence MSLQLKKIDVTDLRPIREIVLERLRKAIFDGSFELGERLVESYIAEVMGVSRTPVREALRQLEIEGLAVNVPRKGTIVKGISREDALEIYEIREVLEGLAIRSVCANISKLQIMLLKENNMRMKQAIELKDIDEYNKLHEEFNNIILHINNNKRLINEMKHIYEYLISLRSITLSDDEARKKAFEEHKAIIEAIEKQDEELAEKLARKHVREAKKRFIESKKN encoded by the coding sequence ATGAGTTTACAACTAAAAAAAATTGATGTTACAGATTTAAGACCTATTAGAGAGATAGTATTAGAAAGACTTAGAAAGGCAATCTTTGATGGAAGCTTTGAATTGGGAGAAAGATTAGTTGAAAGTTATATAGCAGAGGTAATGGGAGTAAGTAGAACTCCAGTTAGAGAAGCACTGAGGCAGTTAGAGATTGAAGGATTAGCAGTTAATGTTCCTAGAAAAGGTACCATAGTTAAAGGTATTTCAAGGGAAGATGCTTTAGAAATTTATGAAATTAGGGAAGTACTTGAAGGATTAGCAATTAGATCAGTATGTGCAAATATTTCTAAGTTACAAATAATGCTTCTAAAAGAAAATAATATGAGAATGAAACAGGCTATAGAATTAAAAGATATTGATGAGTACAATAAGTTGCATGAAGAGTTTAATAATATTATTTTACATATTAATAATAATAAAAGGCTTATAAATGAAATGAAACATATTTATGAATACTTAATAAGTCTTAGAAGTATAACTTTATCCGATGATGAAGCAAGAAAAAAAGCATTTGAAGAACATAAGGCAATAATTGAGGCTATTGAAAAACAAGATGAAGAATTGGCAGAAAAATTAGCAAGAAAACATGTAAGAGAAGCAAAAAAACGTTTTATAGAGAGTAAGAAAAATTGA
- the citX gene encoding citrate lyase holo-[acyl-carrier protein] synthase gives MENASNILDEILEAKEKRSQIQKELLNIFKVTLISFTLNVPGAEKNNESFAKLHKKGICLLEEELKKNNIDILHKMVNTSAAGAEAFLNVDADAISVKRITVSIEENHELGRIFDFDVFTKTGKQISRTDLGVSERKCLLCGENAKVCGRSRRHSVEDLLNKIYSLMDKFL, from the coding sequence ATGGAAAATGCAAGCAATATACTTGATGAAATACTTGAAGCTAAAGAAAAAAGGTCACAAATTCAAAAAGAATTATTGAATATATTTAAAGTTACACTAATTTCATTTACATTAAATGTACCAGGAGCAGAAAAAAATAATGAATCCTTTGCTAAGCTTCATAAAAAGGGGATTTGCTTGCTGGAAGAAGAGTTAAAAAAGAATAATATAGATATACTTCACAAAATGGTAAATACTTCTGCTGCTGGTGCTGAGGCATTTTTAAACGTAGATGCAGATGCAATTAGTGTAAAAAGAATCACTGTATCTATTGAAGAAAACCATGAGCTTGGAAGAATATTTGATTTTGATGTATTCACTAAAACTGGAAAGCAGATTAGTAGGACAGACTTAGGTGTAAGTGAGAGAAAATGTCTTTTATGCGGTGAAAATGCTAAAGTATGCGGAAGAAGCAGACGTCATTCCGTGGAAGATCTTTTAAACAAAATTTATTCGTTAATGGATAAGTTCTTATAG
- the citF gene encoding citrate lyase subunit alpha, with amino-acid sequence MTKNKIGREIPDYIEGIGKLVPYGGPFDFKPTKKKFARKISSIKPGESKLLESIKEAVIKTGLKDGMTISFHHHFRAGDYILNMVLDVIAEMGIKNLTLAPSSLSSVHEPVIEHIKNGVVTKIITSGVRGPLAEAISNGILDTPIIIRSHGGRARAIEAGDLKIDVAFLGAPSCDDYGNANGYTGKSFCGSLGYAKIDAEYADKVVLITDNLVPYPNVPASIEQNNVDYVVKVDAIGDPKGIASGATRYTKNPRELLIAQYAAEAIEASGYFVPGFSIQSGSGGASLAVARFLKEKMIEKNIKASFALGGITGQFVEMQKEGLISKICDVQSFDLIAAKSIGENPDHYEISSSLYANPHNNGCISNKLDIVILSALEVDTDFNVNVITGSDGVIRGASGGHCDTAAGAKLAMIVCPLIRGRIPTVVKKVNTVITPGETVDVVVTDRGIAVNPLRSDLLEKFKKAKLPVCTIEELREKAEEITGKPKAIEYGDKIVGVVEYRDGTIIDVIKQVK; translated from the coding sequence TTGACTAAGAATAAAATAGGAAGAGAAATACCAGATTACATAGAAGGAATTGGAAAGCTGGTACCTTATGGCGGACCGTTTGATTTTAAACCAACAAAGAAAAAATTTGCAAGAAAAATATCCAGTATAAAACCTGGAGAAAGTAAATTGCTTGAGAGCATAAAAGAAGCTGTAATAAAGACAGGATTAAAGGACGGCATGACAATATCATTCCACCACCACTTTAGAGCTGGAGATTACATATTAAATATGGTGCTGGACGTTATAGCTGAAATGGGAATAAAAAACTTAACTTTAGCACCAAGTTCTTTAAGCAGTGTTCATGAACCAGTAATTGAACACATAAAAAATGGTGTTGTTACTAAAATCATAACTAGTGGTGTTAGAGGACCACTTGCAGAAGCTATATCAAATGGAATATTAGATACACCTATTATAATACGTTCCCACGGTGGAAGAGCAAGAGCTATAGAAGCAGGAGATTTAAAAATAGATGTGGCATTTTTAGGCGCACCTAGCTGTGACGACTATGGAAATGCCAATGGATATACAGGAAAATCTTTTTGTGGTTCATTAGGATATGCTAAAATAGACGCAGAGTATGCAGACAAAGTAGTACTTATTACAGATAATTTGGTACCATATCCAAATGTACCTGCAAGTATAGAACAAAATAATGTAGACTATGTAGTTAAGGTAGATGCAATTGGTGATCCTAAGGGAATAGCATCCGGGGCAACAAGATATACAAAGAACCCAAGAGAACTTTTGATTGCACAGTATGCAGCAGAAGCAATAGAAGCTTCAGGATATTTTGTACCAGGATTTTCAATACAGAGTGGTTCCGGTGGAGCATCCCTTGCAGTAGCAAGATTTTTAAAGGAAAAGATGATTGAAAAAAATATTAAAGCTAGCTTCGCATTAGGTGGAATTACAGGCCAGTTTGTAGAAATGCAAAAAGAGGGCCTTATTTCAAAAATCTGTGATGTACAGAGCTTTGACTTAATAGCAGCAAAATCCATAGGAGAAAATCCAGATCACTATGAAATAAGTTCATCCCTATATGCTAATCCACATAATAATGGATGTATTTCTAATAAATTGGATATAGTTATATTAAGTGCACTGGAAGTAGATACAGACTTCAATGTAAATGTAATTACAGGTTCAGATGGAGTAATTAGGGGAGCATCAGGTGGACACTGTGATACTGCAGCAGGAGCAAAACTTGCCATGATAGTTTGTCCACTTATTAGAGGCAGAATACCTACTGTTGTGAAGAAAGTAAATACTGTAATAACTCCAGGAGAAACAGTAGATGTAGTAGTTACAGACAGGGGAATAGCAGTAAATCCACTTAGAAGTGATTTACTTGAAAAATTTAAGAAAGCAAAGCTGCCAGTATGTACTATAGAAGAGTTAAGAGAAAAGGCAGAAGAAATTACAGGAAAACCTAAGGCTATTGAATATGGTGATAAGATTGTTGGTGTAGTTGAATACAGAGATGGTACTATTATCGATGTTATAAAGCAAGTAAAATAG
- the citE gene encoding citrate (pro-3S)-lyase subunit beta, which translates to MYKLRRTMMYVPGNNPGMVKDAHIYGADSLMFDLEDSVSLNEKDTARFLVYNALKSIDYEGIETVVRINGLDTPFGMEDLEAIVRAQPDVIRLPKTECAQDVIDVEKEIERIEKQSGIPVGKTKIMAAVESAIGVMNAYEIATASKRLMGIAIGAEDYVTNLKTTRSLDGIELLAGRSHVLLAARAAGIYAFDTVFSDVNNEEGFINEVKLIKQLGFDGKSVINPRQIAPVHKIYTPSQKEIDKSVRVIRAAKDAAEKGSGVVSLNGKMVDKPIIERAQRALMLAEASGICVSEGGEDID; encoded by the coding sequence ATGTACAAGTTAAGAAGAACAATGATGTATGTACCGGGAAACAATCCAGGAATGGTTAAGGATGCACATATATATGGAGCAGATTCTCTAATGTTTGATTTAGAGGATTCAGTATCCCTAAATGAAAAGGATACAGCTAGATTTTTAGTATACAATGCACTAAAATCTATAGATTATGAAGGTATAGAAACAGTAGTAAGAATAAATGGTCTTGATACGCCTTTTGGAATGGAAGATTTAGAGGCAATAGTAAGGGCACAACCTGATGTTATAAGACTTCCAAAGACAGAATGTGCACAAGATGTCATAGATGTAGAAAAAGAAATCGAAAGAATTGAAAAGCAATCAGGAATACCTGTTGGAAAAACAAAAATTATGGCAGCTGTTGAAAGTGCTATAGGAGTTATGAATGCCTATGAAATAGCTACAGCAAGCAAGAGACTTATGGGAATAGCAATAGGGGCAGAAGATTATGTTACAAATTTAAAGACAACCCGTTCTTTAGATGGAATAGAACTTCTTGCAGGAAGAAGCCATGTATTATTAGCTGCCAGAGCAGCAGGAATATATGCCTTTGATACAGTATTTTCCGATGTAAACAATGAAGAAGGATTCATAAATGAAGTAAAACTTATAAAGCAGTTGGGATTTGACGGAAAGTCCGTAATAAATCCAAGGCAAATTGCCCCTGTTCATAAGATATATACACCTTCACAAAAAGAAATAGATAAATCCGTTCGTGTTATAAGAGCTGCAAAAGATGCTGCAGAAAAAGGATCTGGAGTAGTTTCGCTAAATGGGAAAATGGTAGATAAACCTATTATAGAACGTGCACAGAGAGCTTTGATGTTAGCAGAAGCTTCAGGTATATGCGTAAGTGAAGGAGGAGAAGACATTGACTAA
- the citD gene encoding citrate lyase acyl carrier protein, translating into MEIKKAAIAGTFESSDITISVQPNPENEVAIKLKSSVEKQFGDQIKKVIMDTLKELDVKSAIVGANDKGALDCVIKARVQAAVMRAAEETKFNWEVEK; encoded by the coding sequence ATGGAAATAAAAAAAGCTGCTATAGCAGGAACATTTGAGTCCAGCGATATTACGATATCAGTACAGCCTAATCCAGAGAATGAGGTGGCTATAAAGTTAAAAAGTTCTGTGGAAAAACAATTTGGAGACCAGATAAAAAAAGTTATAATGGATACTCTAAAGGAACTAGATGTAAAAAGTGCCATTGTAGGTGCCAATGACAAAGGGGCTTTAGATTGTGTCATAAAAGCAAGGGTACAAGCTGCAGTTATGAGGGCAGCAGAAGAAACAAAATTCAACTGGGAGGTGGAAAAGTAA
- the citC gene encoding [citrate (pro-3S)-lyase] ligase → MEYLSLQEEIIDKRDFRRLQEVEQFLLKQGLRFDKNVEYTVAIYEEDKIIATGSFEDRILKCIAVDDSCRSMGISNKIISELVAEEYRRGNSHLFIYTKPKNYKMFSDMGFYKVAKVMDKVLLLENDPLGIYKFIEKLKKKKVDGRVVSALVMNCNPFTLGHKYLIEKASRESDVVHVFIVWENKSVFPSDVRYELARQGVQHLNNVIFHKGEDYVISSATFPSYFIKKQNEVARLQSLLDIEIFTKNIVPALGITRRYVGEEPFCDVTRTYNNVMKEVLPPCGVEIMEIPRFSTNEEVISASRVRNLIKEKKLSQVKDLVPDTTYRFLCSKEAIPIINKIENKRDLI, encoded by the coding sequence GTGGAATACCTTAGTTTACAAGAAGAAATAATAGATAAAAGAGATTTTAGAAGACTGCAGGAAGTAGAACAATTTCTTTTAAAACAGGGACTAAGATTTGATAAAAATGTAGAATACACAGTTGCTATATATGAAGAAGATAAAATAATTGCTACAGGGTCCTTTGAAGATAGAATTTTAAAATGTATAGCCGTAGATGACAGCTGTAGGAGCATGGGAATCTCGAACAAAATAATATCTGAACTGGTAGCAGAAGAATACAGACGTGGAAACAGCCACCTTTTTATTTACACGAAGCCTAAGAACTATAAAATGTTCAGTGATATGGGATTTTATAAAGTGGCCAAGGTTATGGACAAAGTTCTTTTGCTGGAAAATGATCCTTTAGGTATATATAAGTTTATAGAAAAGTTAAAAAAGAAGAAGGTAGATGGAAGGGTAGTTTCAGCTCTTGTTATGAACTGCAACCCTTTTACTCTAGGTCATAAGTACTTAATTGAAAAGGCTTCTAGAGAAAGCGACGTAGTTCATGTATTTATAGTATGGGAGAACAAATCAGTTTTTCCATCTGATGTGAGATACGAATTAGCCAGGCAGGGAGTACAGCATTTAAACAATGTAATATTTCATAAAGGTGAAGATTATGTAATTTCAAGCGCAACTTTTCCATCCTATTTTATAAAAAAGCAGAATGAGGTAGCCAGGCTGCAGTCGCTGCTGGATATAGAAATCTTCACTAAAAACATAGTACCTGCGTTAGGTATTACTAGAAGATATGTAGGAGAGGAACCCTTTTGTGATGTTACTAGAACTTACAATAATGTGATGAAGGAAGTGCTTCCTCCTTGTGGCGTAGAAATTATGGAAATCCCAAGGTTTAGTACAAATGAAGAAGTTATTAGTGCATCAAGGGTAAGAAATCTCATAAAAGAGAAGAAACTTTCACAGGTAAAAGATTTAGTACCGGACACTACCTACAGATTTTTGTGTTCAAAAGAGGCAATACCAATAATTAATAAAATTGAAAATAAAAGAGATTTAATATAG
- a CDS encoding malic enzyme-like NAD(P)-binding protein, whose amino-acid sequence MGMNVKEESLKLHREKHGTIEVVGTMPLRNGDDLAVAYTPGVAGPCLEIAKDKEKAYEYTIKGKTVAVVTNGTAVLGLGNIGSAAGLPVVEGKALLLKRFANVNAIPICVDSTDPDDIVKTIKNIAPGFGGIHLEDIKAPECFYIEDKLKEELDIPIYHDDQHGTAIAVLAGLYNALKIVNKDITNIKVVINGAGASGIATAKLLISAGVKNIVLCDINGIVYEGDDRLNEPQKQIAKVTNRSLEKGTLEDAMKNADVFIGVSAGNVVTGEMVEGMNKDSIIFALANPTPEIMPEEAKKAGAKVIATGRSDFPNQINNVLVFPGIFKGALSVRAREICDEMKIAAAKGLANLVKKDELNEEYIIPSVFNRNVCDAVSKAVMDVAQKNNKFTA is encoded by the coding sequence ATGGGTATGAATGTAAAAGAAGAATCCTTAAAATTACATAGAGAAAAGCATGGTACCATAGAAGTCGTTGGAACAATGCCTTTGAGAAACGGCGATGATTTGGCAGTAGCTTATACACCAGGTGTAGCAGGTCCATGTCTGGAAATTGCCAAGGATAAAGAAAAGGCATATGAGTATACAATAAAAGGAAAGACAGTAGCTGTAGTTACAAATGGAACCGCAGTATTAGGACTTGGGAATATAGGATCAGCAGCTGGACTTCCGGTAGTTGAAGGAAAAGCATTATTACTTAAAAGATTTGCAAATGTAAATGCAATACCAATATGCGTAGATTCTACAGATCCTGATGATATAGTAAAAACTATTAAAAATATTGCACCGGGATTTGGCGGAATACATCTTGAGGATATAAAAGCACCTGAATGTTTTTATATTGAAGATAAGCTAAAAGAAGAATTAGATATACCAATATATCATGATGACCAGCATGGTACTGCCATTGCAGTTTTAGCAGGCCTGTACAATGCTTTAAAAATAGTAAATAAAGATATTACTAATATAAAAGTTGTTATAAACGGTGCCGGTGCTTCAGGTATTGCAACAGCTAAGCTTTTGATTTCGGCAGGAGTAAAAAACATAGTACTTTGTGACATAAACGGTATAGTTTACGAAGGAGATGACCGCTTAAACGAACCTCAGAAACAAATAGCAAAGGTAACAAATAGAAGTTTAGAAAAGGGAACATTAGAAGATGCAATGAAGAATGCAGATGTTTTTATAGGTGTTTCTGCTGGAAATGTAGTAACTGGTGAAATGGTAGAAGGTATGAACAAAGATAGTATAATTTTTGCGTTAGCCAATCCAACACCTGAAATAATGCCTGAGGAAGCAAAAAAAGCAGGAGCTAAGGTTATAGCAACAGGAAGGTCAGATTTTCCAAATCAAATAAACAATGTTTTAGTTTTTCCGGGAATTTTCAAGGGAGCTTTAAGTGTAAGAGCTAGGGAAATATGTGATGAAATGAAAATTGCAGCAGCTAAAGGACTTGCAAATTTAGTAAAGAAAGATGAATTAAATGAAGAATATATAATACCAAGTGTATTTAATAGAAATGTTTGTGATGCAGTTTCCAAAGCAGTTATGGATGTAGCGCAAAAAAATAATAAATTTACAGCATAA
- the citG gene encoding triphosphoribosyl-dephospho-CoA synthase CitG, whose protein sequence is MKNEKMFQINEISMIIGGFAVQAMIYEVSCYPSPGLVSPVSCGAHKDMNFFTFIDSTSVLSRYMTMFVQEGLSDKSYKELFNSIRNLGMEAEKDMFIKTKEVNTHKGMLFLMGVTCAAVGKAIYEGKKFGKIRSIIKQMTKGIVSKELFTLKDSTNLSHGEKLFIKYKTEGVRGEVERGLPTVFDFSLDFYKKNVDLNTNDRLVHTLIGIMQICDDSTIIYRHSPEVLEEVKEKAREVLSAGGMRISEGRKKINDLCNEFIEKNVSPGGSADLLGVTVFLYLVEEYMKSL, encoded by the coding sequence ATGAAAAATGAAAAGATGTTTCAGATAAACGAAATTTCTATGATAATTGGAGGTTTCGCAGTACAAGCTATGATTTATGAAGTTTCTTGTTACCCTAGTCCTGGTCTGGTGTCACCTGTGTCCTGTGGTGCTCATAAGGATATGAACTTTTTTACTTTTATAGACAGCACTTCTGTTTTAAGCAGATATATGACTATGTTTGTTCAAGAAGGACTTTCAGATAAATCCTATAAAGAACTATTTAATAGTATTAGAAATTTAGGAATGGAAGCTGAAAAAGATATGTTTATTAAGACAAAAGAAGTTAATACCCACAAAGGAATGCTATTTTTAATGGGTGTTACCTGTGCAGCTGTAGGAAAAGCCATTTATGAGGGGAAAAAATTTGGTAAAATTAGAAGCATTATAAAACAAATGACAAAGGGTATAGTTTCAAAGGAACTTTTTACTTTAAAAGATAGTACAAATTTAAGTCATGGAGAAAAATTATTTATTAAATATAAAACAGAAGGTGTACGGGGAGAAGTAGAGAGAGGATTACCTACAGTTTTTGATTTTTCCCTGGATTTTTATAAGAAAAATGTGGATTTAAATACTAATGATAGATTGGTACATACTCTTATTGGAATAATGCAAATTTGTGATGATTCAACTATAATATACAGGCATTCGCCTGAAGTTTTAGAGGAAGTTAAAGAAAAAGCTAGGGAAGTACTTTCAGCTGGAGGAATGAGGATTAGTGAAGGAAGAAAAAAAATAAATGATCTCTGCAATGAATTCATAGAGAAAAACGTAAGCCCAGGAGGAAGTGCAGATTTATTAGGGGTAACTGTGTTTTTATATTTAGTAGAAGAATATATGAAAAGTTTATAG
- a CDS encoding SDR family oxidoreductase: protein MHSNHIRCKFPRFFPPQHQPHQPGIEYIMTPRPIFEPPLCAQYQTGKRLLNKVALITGGDSGIGRAVACAYAKEGADIAIVYLNEHVDAEETKSKIEKLGRRCLTIPINIGVEENSKIIIQEVINHFGKLDILVNNAAVLYYNNSIEEVSSKQLEWTFRINVFSYFYLTKAALPYMKPGSSIINTSSLVAFNPPYGISLEYEASKAAVANFTINLARSLISKGIRVNGVAPGETWTPLIPAGLPADKVAVWGSKTPMGRAAQPFEVAPAYVFLASNESSYMSGQTIHMYS from the coding sequence ATGCATTCAAATCACATTAGATGCAAATTCCCGCGCTTTTTTCCACCTCAACACCAGCCACATCAACCTGGTATTGAATATATTATGACACCTAGACCAATTTTCGAACCACCATTATGTGCACAATATCAAACAGGAAAAAGATTATTAAACAAAGTAGCTTTAATAACAGGAGGAGACAGCGGCATCGGGCGTGCTGTAGCATGTGCTTATGCAAAAGAAGGGGCTGATATTGCCATTGTCTATCTAAATGAACATGTGGATGCAGAAGAAACAAAATCTAAAATAGAAAAATTGGGGCGAAGATGTTTAACCATTCCAATCAACATAGGGGTCGAAGAAAATAGTAAAATTATAATTCAAGAAGTTATAAATCATTTTGGTAAATTAGATATTCTTGTAAATAATGCTGCAGTACTTTATTACAATAATTCTATAGAAGAAGTATCTAGCAAGCAATTAGAGTGGACTTTTCGTATAAATGTATTTTCCTATTTTTATTTAACCAAAGCAGCTTTACCTTATATGAAACCAGGCAGTTCTATCATCAATACTTCTTCACTAGTTGCTTTCAATCCTCCTTATGGAATATCCCTAGAATATGAGGCTTCAAAAGCTGCTGTTGCCAATTTCACTATAAATTTAGCCCGCAGTTTAATTTCAAAAGGTATACGTGTAAATGGTGTAGCCCCAGGTGAAACCTGGACACCTCTAATTCCAGCAGGATTACCTGCAGATAAAGTTGCCGTTTGGGGTTCAAAAACACCAATGGGAAGAGCTGCCCAGCCATTTGAAGTTGCTCCAGCCTATGTATTCTTAGCTTCCAACGAATCAAGTTATATGTCAGGACAAACAATCCATATGTATTCTTAA